From one Pseudomonas sp. S35 genomic stretch:
- a CDS encoding ATP-binding protein, producing MDSRLNAFLERADAVLARLEPLLPAPRHAVDWNQCLAARWQREGRSGFLLPLEVSLDMRLCDLIGVDKQRETLARNTQQFLDGLPANHALLWGSRGTGKSSMVRALLAQHAQAGLRLIEIERDHLADLPRVVEQLLKLPQRFILFCDDLSFEAGEGDYRVLKSVLDGSLEQAPENVLLYATSNRRHLVPENQSDNDNWKRVDGELHPSEAVEDKIALSDRFGLWLSFYPFTQEHFLEVVEHWIGELARKAGLQWQRDEALDILAVRWATGRGNRNGRCAYQFARYWVGLKLLERQP from the coding sequence GTGGATTCTCGATTGAATGCCTTTCTTGAGCGGGCCGACGCTGTGCTCGCCCGCCTGGAACCTTTGTTGCCCGCACCACGCCACGCCGTCGACTGGAACCAATGCCTGGCCGCCCGTTGGCAGCGTGAAGGCCGCAGCGGCTTCCTGTTGCCCCTGGAAGTCAGTCTCGATATGCGCCTTTGCGACCTGATTGGCGTGGACAAGCAGCGCGAAACGCTGGCGCGCAACACCCAGCAATTCCTCGACGGCCTGCCCGCCAACCACGCGTTGTTGTGGGGTTCTCGTGGTACCGGAAAATCATCCATGGTCCGCGCTTTGCTGGCACAGCATGCCCAGGCGGGATTGCGCTTGATCGAAATTGAGCGTGATCACCTGGCGGACCTGCCGCGAGTAGTTGAGCAACTGCTCAAGCTGCCGCAGCGTTTTATTCTGTTTTGTGACGACCTGTCGTTCGAAGCCGGCGAAGGCGACTACCGTGTGCTCAAGAGCGTGCTGGATGGTTCCCTGGAGCAGGCGCCGGAAAACGTGCTGCTGTATGCCACGTCCAATCGCCGCCACCTGGTACCGGAAAACCAGAGCGACAACGACAACTGGAAGCGTGTCGACGGAGAGCTGCACCCAAGCGAGGCAGTGGAGGACAAGATCGCCTTGTCCGATCGTTTCGGTTTGTGGCTGTCATTCTATCCCTTCACCCAGGAGCATTTTCTGGAAGTGGTGGAGCACTGGATTGGCGAGCTGGCACGTAAGGCCGGCCTACAGTGGCAGCGTGATGAAGCACTCGATATTCTCGCCGTGCGCTGGGCGACCGGACGCGGCAACCGCAATGGCCGTTGTGCCTATCAATTCGCCCGTTACTGGGTAGGTCTCAAACTGCTGGAGCGTCAACCATGA
- a CDS encoding GAF domain-containing protein: MIDLQQAGTGLDGYAMLCAQLESLLADERDFIANSAQFSAFLFNQLDDLNWAGFYLNRNEELVLGPFQGQIACVRIPFGRGVCGAAAASRQTQRVEDVHAFAGHIACDSASNSELVVPLVKDGRLVGVLDLDSPLLARFTPRDQAGIEQLAAIFLRLTDC; the protein is encoded by the coding sequence ATGATCGATTTGCAACAAGCTGGTACCGGCCTGGATGGCTACGCCATGCTTTGTGCACAACTGGAGTCGTTGTTGGCCGATGAGCGCGATTTCATTGCCAACAGTGCGCAGTTTTCTGCGTTCCTGTTCAATCAGCTCGACGATTTGAACTGGGCCGGCTTTTACCTCAACCGCAATGAAGAACTGGTGCTTGGCCCGTTCCAGGGCCAGATAGCCTGTGTGCGTATCCCGTTTGGTCGTGGCGTATGCGGTGCGGCTGCGGCCTCACGGCAAACCCAGCGTGTAGAGGATGTGCACGCGTTTGCGGGGCATATCGCCTGTGACAGTGCATCCAACAGTGAGCTTGTAGTGCCGCTGGTCAAGGACGGCCGTTTGGTTGGCGTCCTGGACCTTGATAGTCCGTTACTTGCCCGCTTTACCCCGCGGGACCAGGCCGGTATCGAACAGCTCGCGGCGATTTTCCTGCGCTTGACCGACTGCTGA
- a CDS encoding transporter substrate-binding domain-containing protein, which translates to MPRCIKDYLIILSAGLCFSTAVPATPQTGAEHFNLLSRAGSIQLETHLNKTQRQWLRNKRELLLGTASPDYPPFDLTSSGRDYEGLTADYAGLLAKALALPVKVLRYPSREAAISALETGEIDLLGSANGFEAARPNLILSAPYAVDQPVLVTREGETRSLNDGLAGMRLALVYHYLPLGEVEKLYPKAIIRAYPSYQNALNAVAFDKADVFLGDTISTHYMINKGYLKNIRMANFGKHEAYGFSFAMPQQQLILQSIVDAVLEAVPGTEREAIAKRWSAGSDILLTDQKLQLTQREARWLKEHPTVKVLVNETFAPLTFFDGDGNFRGITADLLELIRLRTGLRFEIQRGRDVNTMIEHVETGKADIIGAIVPSLERESQLNFTRPYLENSYVMLTRKENQAPTSLEEMEGKRLAVTQGSPPAKFLRDNFPKIHLVEAGDTFKATELLAQGRVEGAVNTLVVANYFLSSQVFQDNVQISFSIGTTPAAFTLATSRSATELSSILDKALLSIAPDELGVINSRWRGYTAASDSYWRDYHQLIARIVIGTGLLLLVSLTWNAYMRRQIKHRKMAERALNDQFEFMRALVNETPHPIYVRDHKGLLQTCNDSYLQVFDVKREDVIGKTVMQVNTALATEAAQYHADYQRVVAEGNPLILDRTLHIRGKKLTIYHWILPYRDSVGEVQGIIGGWIDISERRQLFDELRAAKERADEANRAKSTFLATMSHEIRTPMNAVIGMLELTLKRADQGHLDRPAIEVAYNSAKDLLELIGDILDIARIESGRLSLAPERVNLREVIESVVRVFDGLARQKTLSLSLEFKPDLDNTEVLIDPLRFKQVLSNLVSNAIKFTERGEVKIKVEVLPTQLEQQTEMKLVVEDTGIGISRDDQRRLFEPFAQADNSGQLARTGAGLGLVICRSLCAMMGGQLSLSSVPMVGTQVHVNLKMTRLQPLLPVDELKTQAPTAAPVLNVLVVDDHPANRLLMCQQLGYLGHQFTAAQNGATGFQAWRQEHFDLVIADCNMPIMNGYELSRSIREYEQREQLTPCVVLGFTANAQPEEKQRCALAGMNDCLFKPISLTALERQLAKISPQPSELILDLGNFQALTGGDPQMSRRLLEELLSSSRHDRQELLALMAAQATSQHIIEQAHKIKGAARIVQAHSLAAQCEALEQACARDDDRPLIEASVKSLEKLMLELERMLQVQLRELDS; encoded by the coding sequence ATGCCCAGGTGTATAAAGGACTATCTGATCATATTGAGTGCCGGCTTGTGCTTCAGCACTGCCGTGCCTGCAACGCCTCAAACGGGCGCGGAACATTTCAACTTACTGAGTCGTGCAGGCTCAATACAACTGGAAACCCACCTGAACAAGACCCAACGCCAGTGGTTGCGAAACAAACGCGAACTGCTGCTGGGTACTGCGTCCCCTGACTACCCGCCCTTCGATCTCACTTCCAGCGGGCGTGATTACGAAGGACTCACCGCCGACTATGCGGGTTTGCTGGCCAAGGCACTGGCCTTGCCCGTGAAGGTCCTGCGCTACCCCTCCAGAGAAGCTGCCATCAGCGCGCTCGAAACAGGTGAAATCGATCTGTTGGGCTCCGCCAACGGCTTTGAGGCAGCACGCCCCAACCTGATCCTGTCGGCGCCCTATGCCGTGGACCAGCCCGTTCTGGTCACACGCGAAGGGGAAACCCGTAGCCTGAATGATGGCCTGGCAGGAATGCGCCTGGCCCTGGTCTACCATTACCTGCCACTGGGAGAGGTCGAAAAGCTCTACCCCAAGGCGATTATCCGCGCCTACCCGTCTTATCAAAATGCGTTGAATGCGGTGGCATTCGACAAGGCAGACGTGTTTCTCGGCGACACCATCTCCACCCATTACATGATCAACAAGGGCTACCTGAAGAACATTCGCATGGCCAATTTCGGCAAGCACGAAGCTTATGGCTTCAGCTTTGCCATGCCCCAGCAGCAGCTCATCCTGCAGAGCATCGTCGACGCAGTCCTGGAGGCCGTGCCTGGCACTGAACGGGAAGCGATCGCCAAGCGCTGGAGCGCCGGCAGCGATATTTTGTTGACGGACCAGAAGCTGCAACTGACTCAGCGCGAGGCGCGCTGGTTGAAGGAGCACCCGACGGTCAAGGTGCTCGTGAATGAAACCTTCGCGCCGCTCACATTCTTCGATGGGGATGGCAACTTTCGCGGCATCACCGCCGACCTGCTGGAACTGATTCGCCTGCGTACCGGGTTGCGTTTCGAAATCCAGCGCGGGCGTGATGTGAATACGATGATCGAACATGTCGAGACCGGCAAAGCAGACATCATCGGCGCGATCGTCCCCAGCCTCGAACGCGAATCCCAGTTGAACTTCACCCGGCCCTACCTGGAAAACTCCTATGTGATGTTGACGCGCAAGGAGAACCAAGCCCCCACCAGCCTGGAAGAGATGGAAGGCAAGCGCCTGGCGGTCACTCAAGGCAGCCCGCCTGCGAAATTCCTGCGCGATAATTTTCCGAAGATTCATCTGGTGGAAGCAGGCGATACGTTCAAGGCCACCGAATTGCTCGCACAGGGGCGCGTGGAGGGTGCAGTCAATACCCTGGTCGTCGCCAACTACTTCCTGTCATCGCAGGTGTTCCAGGATAACGTTCAAATCAGCTTCAGCATTGGCACGACGCCCGCGGCCTTCACGTTGGCCACCTCACGCAGCGCCACCGAACTCAGCTCGATTCTCGACAAGGCCCTGCTCAGCATCGCCCCGGATGAACTAGGGGTGATCAACAGTCGCTGGCGAGGCTACACCGCCGCATCCGACAGCTACTGGCGCGACTATCACCAACTGATTGCCCGAATAGTCATCGGCACCGGGCTACTGCTGCTGGTCTCCCTGACCTGGAACGCCTACATGCGCCGCCAGATCAAGCACCGCAAAATGGCGGAGCGAGCCCTCAACGATCAGTTCGAGTTCATGCGCGCCCTGGTCAATGAAACCCCGCATCCTATCTACGTACGTGATCACAAGGGCTTGCTGCAGACCTGCAACGACAGCTACCTGCAGGTGTTTGACGTCAAGCGTGAGGACGTGATCGGCAAAACGGTGATGCAGGTGAACACCGCCCTCGCCACGGAAGCGGCGCAATACCATGCCGATTATCAACGTGTGGTGGCCGAGGGCAATCCGCTGATCCTGGACCGAACCCTGCACATTCGCGGAAAAAAACTCACGATCTACCACTGGATCCTGCCGTATCGCGACTCTGTCGGTGAGGTCCAGGGCATCATCGGGGGTTGGATCGATATCAGCGAGCGACGCCAGTTGTTCGACGAGCTTCGCGCTGCCAAGGAGCGGGCTGACGAAGCCAACCGGGCCAAAAGTACGTTCCTGGCCACCATGAGCCACGAGATCCGCACGCCGATGAACGCCGTGATTGGCATGCTGGAACTGACCCTCAAGCGCGCGGACCAGGGCCATCTCGATCGCCCGGCCATCGAAGTGGCCTACAACTCGGCCAAGGATCTGCTGGAACTGATCGGCGATATCCTGGATATCGCCCGCATTGAGTCCGGCCGCCTGAGCCTGGCACCGGAACGGGTAAATCTGCGCGAAGTGATTGAGTCAGTGGTACGGGTCTTCGACGGCCTGGCCCGACAGAAAACCCTTAGCCTGTCGCTGGAGTTCAAGCCCGACCTCGATAACACCGAAGTGCTGATCGACCCACTGCGTTTCAAGCAGGTGCTGTCCAACCTGGTCAGCAATGCCATCAAGTTCACCGAGCGCGGCGAGGTAAAAATCAAAGTGGAAGTATTGCCCACCCAACTGGAGCAACAGACCGAAATGAAACTGGTGGTGGAAGACACGGGCATCGGCATCAGCCGGGATGACCAGCGGCGTCTTTTCGAGCCCTTTGCCCAGGCCGACAACTCCGGGCAGTTGGCCAGGACTGGCGCGGGCCTTGGGCTAGTGATTTGCCGCAGCCTCTGCGCAATGATGGGCGGACAGCTCAGCCTGAGCAGCGTACCAATGGTCGGCACCCAAGTGCATGTGAACCTGAAGATGACTCGTCTGCAACCGCTACTGCCCGTGGACGAGCTCAAGACCCAGGCGCCCACGGCCGCCCCCGTGCTCAATGTACTGGTGGTCGACGATCACCCCGCAAACCGTCTATTGATGTGCCAGCAGCTTGGCTATCTGGGCCACCAGTTCACCGCCGCCCAGAACGGTGCAACGGGCTTTCAGGCCTGGCGCCAGGAGCACTTCGACCTGGTGATCGCCGACTGCAACATGCCCATCATGAATGGCTACGAGTTGAGTCGCTCGATCCGCGAATACGAGCAGCGCGAGCAACTGACACCGTGCGTGGTGCTGGGTTTCACCGCCAATGCACAGCCCGAAGAGAAGCAGCGCTGCGCCCTGGCGGGCATGAATGACTGCCTGTTCAAACCCATCAGTCTCACAGCGCTGGAGCGCCAACTGGCCAAGATCAGCCCTCAACCCAGTGAGCTGATTTTGGACCTTGGCAACTTCCAAGCCCTTACCGGCGGAGACCCACAAATGAGTCGACGCCTGCTGGAGGAGCTGTTGAGCAGCAGCCGCCATGATCGCCAGGAGCTGCTCGCGCTGATGGCTGCGCAGGCTACGTCCCAGCACATCATCGAGCAGGCCCACAAGATCAAAGGCGCTGCGCGCATCGTTCAAGCGCACTCGCTGGCAGCGCAGTGCGAAGCCCTTGAGCAGGCATGCGCCCGAGACGATGACCGGCCACTGATCGAGGCCAGTGTGAAATCCCTGGAAAAGCTGATGCTGGAACTGGAAAGGATGCTGCAAGTGCAACTTCGAGAGCTGGACAGCTAA
- a CDS encoding response regulator transcription factor, giving the protein MNTVFIIDDHPVIRLAIRMLLEHEGYKVIGETDNGCDAIQMVRECLPDLIILDISIPKLDGLEVLCRFNAMNTPMKTLVLTAQSPTLFATRCMRSGADGYVCKEGDLSELLSAIRAVLSGYNYFPSQALNTNGADGVDFKELELFKAVNDRELMVLQLFAQGRTNKEIAKGMFLSNKTVSTYKKRLMQKLQAKSLVELIEMAKRNALV; this is encoded by the coding sequence ATGAACACAGTTTTTATTATCGATGACCATCCGGTTATAAGGCTCGCCATCCGAATGTTGCTGGAACACGAAGGTTACAAAGTCATTGGCGAAACGGATAACGGATGCGACGCAATACAAATGGTCCGCGAATGCCTGCCAGATCTGATCATTCTGGATATCAGCATCCCGAAACTCGACGGACTGGAAGTACTCTGCCGATTCAACGCCATGAACACCCCGATGAAAACCCTGGTTCTGACGGCCCAGTCGCCGACGTTGTTTGCCACTCGCTGCATGCGCTCGGGCGCCGACGGCTACGTCTGCAAGGAAGGTGACCTGAGTGAACTGCTGAGTGCCATCCGTGCAGTGCTGTCCGGCTACAACTATTTCCCCAGCCAGGCATTGAACACCAACGGTGCAGACGGCGTGGACTTCAAGGAACTAGAACTCTTCAAGGCCGTTAATGATCGTGAGTTAATGGTATTGCAACTTTTTGCCCAGGGCCGCACCAACAAAGAAATAGCCAAAGGCATGTTTTTAAGTAACAAAACAGTCAGCACTTATAAAAAGAGGCTCATGCAGAAACTTCAAGCCAAGTCCTTGGTAGAACTTATCGAGATGGCAAAACGAAACGCGCTAGTGTGA
- a CDS encoding response regulator, which yields MPRYPLRILLVEDHPFQLLATQYLLRSFGFEHLTAAENAAQAIHLMTLAETPFDILLCDQCLPDLPGLELIEIASRRRFVTAAILLSGLAPVELSALKKQAMKRDLPLLGYLSKPLNKDELIQLIQTPSTL from the coding sequence ATGCCCAGATACCCCCTTCGCATCCTGTTGGTGGAGGACCATCCCTTTCAACTGCTCGCCACCCAATACCTGCTTAGAAGTTTCGGCTTCGAGCACCTGACAGCTGCCGAAAACGCTGCGCAGGCCATCCATCTAATGACGCTGGCCGAAACCCCCTTCGACATTCTCTTGTGCGACCAATGCCTACCCGACCTTCCGGGGCTTGAGTTGATTGAAATCGCCAGCCGCCGGCGCTTTGTCACCGCAGCCATCTTGCTCAGCGGGCTTGCCCCAGTTGAACTGTCAGCCCTGAAAAAACAGGCTATGAAACGTGACCTGCCGTTGCTCGGCTACTTGTCAAAGCCACTGAACAAAGATGAACTTATACAGTTGATTCAAACACCCTCCACGCTATAA